The Bradysia coprophila strain Holo2 unplaced genomic scaffold, BU_Bcop_v1 contig_297, whole genome shotgun sequence DNA window TGCTGAGACAATTGGATACAATTTCTTTCCCTTCAAGCCGCGAAACGCAACACCCAGGTACTGGCCATCCACGATAAAACTAAGCGTTCCCTCGTCCATGTCTAATGCGACCAAAAATTTGTCGGGCACTAAAAATGCTTCGTCTGGTTTCAATATCGCAGGATACGTGATGCCAGCACAATTTTTGGAATCGTGATACAGTTTATTTCGGCCCAAGTCCCAGCCCCAGCTCTGATCCGTCGAACCGACTAAACTTTGATAACCTACAGAATGTAATGGTGCATCGGCAGTTGCAACGCCAACAACGGCATGGGTGCCACGTTGTCGCGTCGACCAGAAAACTTCCCACACGTGAAGGCCCTTGGTGAAGCCAACTTTACCTCGAATACAGTCTGTACTCTGTGCGACAGGATGCCGATGAAACGTTAATTTGTCGTCTTCTttcacaaatatatttaaCGATCTATCTTCTGCATTCCATGAGtattttatttgtgtatcACGTGCCGCTGGCGGCATATCTAATAGTATATCTAAGCGTGCTGGCCGTGTAAAATCGGCGGCCAGTTCTCTTGGAATAATTGGTTTAAATGGAGCCGGTGATTCCCGGCTAACTGATTTGACACTGCCCGATATTTTTTGTCCCATGTTCATGCCACGGCTGCTGCGTGTGCGTCTCTGGTCCAATATTGTAACTTTGTATGATAAGCGTAAACGGTCAAAGTCACGCTGTTCCAGTCGTGACAGTACGACGCGTGGTATTAGCTGTGGGGAAGAGGAGAGACTTTGTGCACGACGACGATCGCTCGATCGCAGTACTGGTCCTCTTCCACTTTTGTATCTGcaatggaaagaaaaaaagggaaaattagttttatgTGGTAGGGGCCGGTTATCTATgatatgaattttcaaaagaacaACAGATCACTGATCTATTACAATAGATAGTGAAGAAACTGAGATATATATGACCTCAGCTCGGCTATTTCATTAAACAATGACAATGAATTTTCTTGTAACATTTTCGTAAGCTTAGAGAAGGTGTTAAATGTTGcagaaattcacaaatttaccGACGAAACCCCAACGtattacgaaaataaatttaccagaAATAATCTAACGCTCGATGTAATGTAAACATACATTAAGGCATAAGGCACGCGTATAAGTTGAATATCTGAACATCTGAACACATGCTGCTTTTACTGCTGCTGCTTAAGGCAGAAGAGTATAGTTTAAGAGATTCGTTTTTGTatcatcaaaagaaaaattttgaaaaacgaaattgaatgaaacaaaCTCTTGTAACGAATTCGGCACAAGAATTTTTAATATCAAACCAACTGACATGTTTAAATTGATGTTGAAGTCATTCGTTTTTCTGgcaatgaaacgaaatttattataaattggACGTATTCCGATGAAAAATGCGATCCGTCAgtcaacgaaaaacaaaatcccGCATGTAAATTGACGAGAAGTCTCTAAATTTCGTATGTTTTATATGACATCATAATtccgaagaagaaaaaattaacagcaaaacgacaaaaaaaaacctccaAATGGTCTCGCGTTGACGATGACGAAACATAAACATACTTCGTAATATATGCAATCACTGAgataacgtttttttttcggagtCAACATAAGGTTCAATTCATGTTCACGCTGTGTTACAACTATACAAACGCCGATAGTTTTGCTGTGTGTTCCGGAGAGCTTTTAAGTCaatattaattttgtaaattcaatATACGATTTCTGAGTACATAAGACACTTTTTTTCCTCCTCTCTgtacacataaaaaaatattaaaattataatgTGTACATGGTATATATCTATCTACATAGTGCCAAGGTCACATTAACATGAAATTAATGAGACACGCGCAATCAttcatttattccatttagtgttggttttttttctcataGTCGTTTTTCTATAAAACAGTTTTATTCATAAACGTAAGGCAACCGATTGTGGTGTACATTTGGTTGTATTACTCACAATTTTTCTGTAGCGCAATCTATCAGTGcctattttcgtgaaattgattcatgaaaattctctAAGTTCTGTAAAAACCTGGAAATTGTTGAAAGTGCTCGCAATTCTATAATTCAAgaattacatttaaatttagaatttaggATATCTTGAAACTTGCCGAAGTTCTTGGAAGttccagcaaaatt harbors:
- the LOC119078844 gene encoding protein gustavus isoform X2, translated to MEARKRKWANKNANGGRIDDHHTSEVVAVPYFKYKSGRGPVLRSSDRRRAQSLSSSPQLIPRVVLSRLEQRDFDRLRLSYKVTILDQRRTRSSRGMNMGQKISGSVKSVSRESPAPFKPIIPRELAADFTRPARLDILLDMPPAARDTQIKYSWNAEDRSLNIFVKEDDKLTFHRHPVAQSTDCIRGKVGFTKGLHVWEVFWSTRQRGTHAVVGVATADAPLHSVGYQSLVGSTDQSWGWDLGRNKLYHDSKNCAGITYPAILKPDEAFLVPDKFLVALDMDEGTLSFIVDGQYLGVAFRGLKGKKLYPIVSAVWGHCEITMKYIGGLDPEPLPLMDLCRRVIRQKIGRHRLDDSIQQLQLPESMKTYLLYRDRR
- the LOC119078844 gene encoding protein gustavus isoform X1; this translates as MGYRYRKWANKNANGGRIDDHHTSEVVAVPYFKYKSGRGPVLRSSDRRRAQSLSSSPQLIPRVVLSRLEQRDFDRLRLSYKVTILDQRRTRSSRGMNMGQKISGSVKSVSRESPAPFKPIIPRELAADFTRPARLDILLDMPPAARDTQIKYSWNAEDRSLNIFVKEDDKLTFHRHPVAQSTDCIRGKVGFTKGLHVWEVFWSTRQRGTHAVVGVATADAPLHSVGYQSLVGSTDQSWGWDLGRNKLYHDSKNCAGITYPAILKPDEAFLVPDKFLVALDMDEGTLSFIVDGQYLGVAFRGLKGKKLYPIVSAVWGHCEITMKYIGGLDPEPLPLMDLCRRVIRQKIGRHRLDDSIQQLQLPESMKTYLLYRDRR